In Spirosoma pollinicola, the genomic window TGTAGCTACTCAGATATACCGTCAGCGTCAAGCTAAACTTTTACAATCCGATGGTCGGAGAGGTGACCGCACTGCCTTATCTGGTTCGGCAGAACCCTCTTCTCTAACCTGACCGCATGGAACCCTGGTATTCACTTCACTGGTTCAGTCCTGCGCAATGGCAGCAGTTTCAACTGGCGCAACCATTGGCTTTATGGCTGATTCCTGCTATTTTGATTCTGTTTTTTTTGCGCTACTACCTCTATCGTCATGCGCAGCAACGCCTGAATATGTCGCTCGGGCAACTCAACTCGCCCCGCGTTAGAGGAGGTAGAGGGCAAACAGGTCGTTCATGGCTTAGTATAGGCCGGTATTTACTGCCAATCAGCGTTTTTGCCGGGATGACTTGTTTGCTGGTTGCGCTGGCTCGTCCGCAAATTATTCGCGAGCAGCGCAACGAACAATCAGAAGGTATTGACATTATGCTGGCTATGGACGTATCGGAGTCGATGAGCGAAACCGATTTACAGCCTACCCGACTGGCGGTGGCCCGGCGAGTGGCCCAAACGTTTGTCAATAATCGCAAAAATGACCGGATCGGATTGGTTGTTTTTGCGGGCGAAGCGTTTTCTCTTTGTCCGCTCACAACAGATTATGGCTTGGTGAAACAGTATCTGAGCGACCTGAACGACCACATGATTCGAACATCGGGCACAGCCATTGGCGATGCGCTGGCGCGTTGTATCAATCGCATGCGCGACCGGGCCGTTGTTAGTGCAGATACCACTCAGCGCGAAGCTGAGGCTACGAACGTAGACCGGACTAAAGTCATTATTTTGCTGAGCGACGGCGATAATACAGCCGGAAATCTGGACCCTATTACAGCCGCAAAATTGGCTAAAGCCTTCGGAATCAGGATATACACTATTGCCGTAGGTCGCCCGGTGGCTTCTACTGCCAATGCCGCTACCGTTGATGAGGGGGTTTTGAAAACCATAGCAACCCTGGCTAATGGGAGCTTTTTTCGAGCTACGGATGCCCGACGATTACAGGCCATTTTTGCGCAGATCAGCCGGCTGGAAAAAGCGCCTATCCGCGTCCTGGTTTACGAGGATGTTCAGGATTATTATCGGATTTATATATACTGGGGTATTTCATTTTTATTGATCGCCTTAGGTCTAAAGAACACAATTTTTGGTAATGTGCTGGAGGATTGATTATGCTGAAATCCTATTATAACGCCGACGCTATCGAAGCGGGTTTAGATGAAGTGGGGCGGGGTTGTCTGGCTGGGCCGGTTGTGGCAGCAGCGGTTATCCTGCCAAAGCATTACACGCACCCCATTCTGAACGACTCCAAGCAGTTGTCGCATCGACAACGGGAAATCCTGAAAAAAGACATCGAGCGCGACGCGCTGGCCTGGGCTGTGGCCGAGGTGTCGCACGAGGATATTGACCGAATCAATATTCTGAAAGCCAGCTTTCTGGCCATGCATCGGGCGGTCGATAGGCTGATTATCAAGCCAGAACATTTGCTGGTTGATGGCAATCGGTTTACGCCCTATCCTATGATTCCGCACACCTGTATCATTAAAGGTGATTCTCATTATCTGTCGATTGCAGCGGCATCCGTGCTGGCCAAAATATACCGCGATGAGTTGATGGAGCAACTTGGCCGGGAGTTCCCGGCTTATGGCTGGGCTAAAAATGTAGGCTACCCAACCCCCATTCACCGGGCCGCCATCCGGGAGTTTGGCCCGACAAAATACCACCGAATGAGCTTTCGATTACTGTAGAGTAGTTGTTAAGTTAGCAGGCTAGCAGCTGATGGGGGTAACATCCAGCAGAAAAATAGCCTACTAACCAATAACTTACTTTAGCCAGAAGTTATCTTCCTGTGCTACATCGGCAGAATACACTTTTGCTTTGACAATTTGGCCGTTCTCAACTGTATAAACGTCGATGTTATATACATCCAGAATACCCCCATTGGCTTGAACGGCTTTCCAGTGTACTAGACAGGCAACGCTGTTTTTATTGGCAGTAAGCACTTTCACATCGGTAAGGGCCAGACTGTTGTCGGTGGCCTGGAACATGCCGCCTACCATTTTAAAGACGTCGATGCTTGATCTTTTGATACCGGAAAACCGGTTGCTTCCGGGTTGATCCCATTCTATATTCGGGTGGAGTGATGCCGCTAGTTTAGCCTGATTTCCCTGTTGAACAGCGGTTAAAAATTCACTGACGACCTGCATAGCCTGTGTTTCCATGGTTGTTGAGATTACTTGTTTAATGAATTTCTGATGAGTTAACTGAGATGATGGTTTGCTCATGGGTGGCAGATTTGCCGAATGATCCAGAGCGAGCATAAAAGCGAATGCGATAGTTTTCATGGCCTTTTTTTGACAAAGGTATTGGGCGGGTATCGGGTGCCTTTTACCATCAAGCGCCAACCAATTACCACTTCACGACAGCGGTAAAGCAAGGCCGGATATTTCTGTATGTTTACTTTATGCAAGACTATCAGAAAGGATTGGCCCTTAATCTGCTGGCATATGCCGTCCAGAAAAACACCAATATAGATCGGCTATGTGCGTTGTCTGGCGTAGCCTTGAGTGAGCTGCGGGACGAAGCCAGCGCCAGTCCCAGCTTGAAGCAGATTAATGCGTTGTGGCTAAATGCTGCGTATTTGAGTCAGGACCCGCTGTTTGGCCTTCACTTTGGCGAGTCGATGCAGGTGGCTGCTTTGGGTGTTGTGGGCGAGTTAATCCGACATAGCCGGACAATTGGCGAAGCGCTAACTCATGCAGCTTCTTTTGCCCATTTAATTACGGATGTCCTCACTATGGTGGTGACTGCATCGGATCAACTGTTCACGATCGAGTTCGTGCCGAATGTGAAGCGGAGCCGCGAGTCACCAATCGTGTTCCGGCAGATGATGGATTTCTTTTTGGCCTTTACCTTACATGAGGTAGACGGCCTGATCTTGGAGAAAATCCAGCCTGTTACGGTCAGGATGCCGGTTTGTGCTGTAGATCAAACAGAATATAAACGGGTGTTGCGATGCTCGTCAATTCAGGACAGTGATAAATATGTGCTGGAATTCGATGCCCGGTTCTGGGAGGAGCCTATCCTGACCGCAGATTATGAGTTACAGGCGGTTCTGCTGCGGAAGGTAAATGTACTGACTGAAGCTAGTCGTCAGAAGGGAGTAGTAAG contains:
- a CDS encoding nuclear transport factor 2 family protein, whose product is MKTIAFAFMLALDHSANLPPMSKPSSQLTHQKFIKQVISTTMETQAMQVVSEFLTAVQQGNQAKLAASLHPNIEWDQPGSNRFSGIKRSSIDVFKMVGGMFQATDNSLALTDVKVLTANKNSVACLVHWKAVQANGGILDVYNIDVYTVENGQIVKAKVYSADVAQEDNFWLK
- a CDS encoding ribonuclease HII — its product is MLKSYYNADAIEAGLDEVGRGCLAGPVVAAAVILPKHYTHPILNDSKQLSHRQREILKKDIERDALAWAVAEVSHEDIDRINILKASFLAMHRAVDRLIIKPEHLLVDGNRFTPYPMIPHTCIIKGDSHYLSIAAASVLAKIYRDELMEQLGREFPAYGWAKNVGYPTPIHRAAIREFGPTKYHRMSFRLL
- a CDS encoding VWA domain-containing protein, which translates into the protein MEPWYSLHWFSPAQWQQFQLAQPLALWLIPAILILFFLRYYLYRHAQQRLNMSLGQLNSPRVRGGRGQTGRSWLSIGRYLLPISVFAGMTCLLVALARPQIIREQRNEQSEGIDIMLAMDVSESMSETDLQPTRLAVARRVAQTFVNNRKNDRIGLVVFAGEAFSLCPLTTDYGLVKQYLSDLNDHMIRTSGTAIGDALARCINRMRDRAVVSADTTQREAEATNVDRTKVIILLSDGDNTAGNLDPITAAKLAKAFGIRIYTIAVGRPVASTANAATVDEGVLKTIATLANGSFFRATDARRLQAIFAQISRLEKAPIRVLVYEDVQDYYRIYIYWGISFLLIALGLKNTIFGNVLED
- a CDS encoding AraC family transcriptional regulator gives rise to the protein MQDYQKGLALNLLAYAVQKNTNIDRLCALSGVALSELRDEASASPSLKQINALWLNAAYLSQDPLFGLHFGESMQVAALGVVGELIRHSRTIGEALTHAASFAHLITDVLTMVVTASDQLFTIEFVPNVKRSRESPIVFRQMMDFFLAFTLHEVDGLILEKIQPVTVRMPVCAVDQTEYKRVLRCSSIQDSDKYVLEFDARFWEEPILTADYELQAVLLRKVNVLTEASRQKGVVSERIHNFLLANAYLGVPTLEAIASNLNVSSRSLQRKLREEGVTYQQLADSMRKSLALHYLQAGQHPVKEVSYILGYNELSAFNRAFRRWTGTTPASYQKQQSGARIHS